In a genomic window of Vigna angularis cultivar LongXiaoDou No.4 chromosome 6, ASM1680809v1, whole genome shotgun sequence:
- the LOC108343756 gene encoding U-box domain-containing protein 9 → MAKRERVRGVSASELKERLRELVKAIVDSDDYVVAAADEAIVTLSALKHLKSPDSLDDFPLPPEFRCPISTQLMTDPVILSTGQTYDRPFIQRWLDEGHRTCPQTQQVLSHSILTPNYLVRDMIVQWCRERGIELPEPVKDIDGVVTKADRNHLNSLLRKLSLSVSDQKQAAKELRLLTKRMPSIRILVGESSDVIPQLLSPLSSPGTASTDPDLHEDLITTVLNLSIHDDNKKAFAEDPAVISLLIDALKRGTIQTRSNAAAAIFTLSALDSNKYIIGKSGAIKHLLALLDEGQPLAMKDAASAIFNLCLVHENKGRTVRDGAVRVILNKMMDHILVDELLAILALLSSHPRAVEEMGDLGAVPLLLGIIRESASERSKENCVAILYTICFSDRTKLKEIREEERANGTLSKLAQCGTSRAKRKANGILERFNRSPSLTHTA, encoded by the exons ATGGCGAAGAGGGAGCGAGTGAGAGGAGTGTCGGCGTCGGAATTGAAGGAGAGGTTGAGGGAATTGGTGAAGGCTATAGTTGACTCCGACGACTACGTGGTGGCAGCCGCCGACGAAGCCATCGTCACCCTTTCGGCTCTCAAACATTTAAAGTCTCCAGACTCTTTGGATGACTTTCCCCTCCCTCCCGAATTTCGATGCCCCATTTCAACCCAATTGATGACGGATCCCGTTATCTTATCCACCGGCCAG ACTTATGATAGGCCATTCATTCAAAGGTGGTTGGATGAGGGTCACAGAACGTGTCCGCAGACCCAGCAGGTCCTGTCTCACTCCATTTTAACACCTAATTACTTGGTCCGGGACATGATTGTGCAGTGGTGTAGGGAGCGTGGAATTGAGCTTCCCGAGCCTGTTAAGGACATTGATGGCGTGGTCACTAAGGCGGATAGGAACCACTTGAATTCGTTGCTTCGGAAGTTGTCATTGTCTGTTTCTGATCAGAAACAAGCTGCCAAGGAGCTTCGCCTTTTGACAAAGCGAATGCCTTCTATTCGAATCCTTGTTGGGGAGTCCAGTGATGTGATTCCCCAATTGCTGAGTCCATTATCATCGCCTGGCACGGCTTCTACTGACCCTGATCTCCACGAGGATTTGATCACCACGGTTCTCAATCTCTCTATCCATGATGATAACAAAAAGGCCTTTGCAGAGGATCCTGCGGTGATTTCTCTGCTTATTGATGCCTTGAAACGTGGAACAATTCAAACGAGGAGCAATGCTGCTGCTGCTATTTTCACATTGTCCGCGCTTGATTCCAACAAATACATCATTGGAAAATCCGGGGCTATCAAGCATTTGCTTGCGCTTTTGGATGAGGGACAGCCATTGGCCATGAAAGATGCTGCTTCGGCAATATTTAACCTTTGTCTTGTACACGAGAATAAAGGAAGGACAGTGCGAGATGGGGCAGTTCGGGTTATTCTGAACAAGATGATGGACCACATTCTAGTTGATGAGTTGTTGGCCATACTGGCACTCCTATCCAGTCATCCCAGGGCTGTTGAAGAAATGGGTGATCTAGGTGCTGTTCCTTTGTTATTGGGGATTATTAGGGAGAGTGCATCAGAGAGGAGCAAGGAAAATTGTGTTGCAATTCTGTATACAATCTGTTTTAGTGATAGAACTAAGTTGAAGGAAattagagaagaagaaagagcaAATGGTACACTGTCAAAACTTGCACAATGTGGAACTTCAAGGGCCAAAAGGAAAGCTAACGGTATTCTTGAAAGGTTTAATAGATCCCCCTCCTTAACACACACTGCTTAG
- the LOC108345037 gene encoding indole-3-acetic acid-induced protein ARG2, translating to MARSFANVKTFSALLLDGFSNTLTRRGYSVATRSVKRGGVNAMAGKSGEEKRVSTYEVSWVPDPVTGYYKPENINEVDVADLRASLLRKKFNN from the exons ATGGCTCGCTCTTTCGCTAACGTTAAGACTTTCTCTGCTCTTCTTCTAGACGGATTCTCCAACACTCTAACCAG ACGCGGATACTCTGTTGCAACACGGAGCGTGAAAAGGGGAGGAGTTAACGCGATGGCAGGGAAGTCAGGGGAAGAGAAAAGGGTGTCGACGTACGAGGTTTCATGGGTGCCAGATCCTGTCACTGGTTACTACAAACCGGAGAACATCAACGAGGTTGACGTTGCCGATTTGCGTGCTTCTCTTCTTCGCAAAAAATTCAACAactaa
- the LOC108343881 gene encoding U1 small nuclear ribonucleoprotein A, which yields MSEVNATPEVTQNNTIYINNLNEKIKIDELKKSLNAVFTQFGKILEVLAFKTLKHKGQAWVVFEEVSSASNALRQMQGFPFYDKPMRIQYAKTKSDVIAKADGTFVPREKRKRHDDKGKKRKDQHDANLAGMGLNPAYSGAYGATPTIPYPGGAKSMVPEAPAPPNNILFIQNLPNESTPMMLQMLFLQYPGFKEVRMVEAKPGIAFVEYGDEMQSTVAMQSLQGFKITPQNPMLITYAKK from the exons ATGTCTGAAGTGAATGCTACCCCTGAAGTTACTCAAAACAACACCATCTACATCAATAACCTTAACGAGAAGATCAAGATTGATG AGTTGAAGAAGTCTCTGAACGCTGTTTTCACTCAGTTCGGGAAGATACTTGAGGTGTTAGCttttaaaaccctaaaacacaAAGGTCAAGCTTGGGTGGTCTTTGAGGAGGTCTCTTCTGCTTCCAATGCTCTGCGGCAAATGCAAGGATTTCCTTTCTATGATAAGCCCATG AGAATACAGTATGCAAAGACCAAATCTGATGTAATAGCAAAAGCGGATGGTACTTTTGTTCCTAGGGAAAAACGTAAGAGGCATGATGACAAAG GCAAAAAGCGGAAGGACCAACATGATGCTAATTTAGCTGGAATGGGACTAAACCCAGCCTATTCTGGTGCTTATGGTGCAACACCTACG ATACCTTATCCAGGTGGTGCAAAATCCATGGTACCTGAGGCTCCTGCACCACCAAATAATATTCTCTTTATTCAGAATCTTCCCAATGAGTCAACTCCCATGATGCTGCAAATGCTCTTTCTCCAATATCCTGGATTCAAGGAAGTTAGAATGGTTGAAGCAAAGCCAGGAATTGCCTTTGTGGAATATGGTGATGAGATGCAATCTACAGTGGCTATGCAGTCGCTGCAAGGTTTCAAGATAACCCCACAAAACCCTATGTTGATAACTTACGCCAAAAAATAG
- the LOC108344887 gene encoding uncharacterized protein LOC108344887, with translation MDECKRSGQIPAFGNWDYANELPITQYFETARQAGLVRYSSSSGESDPYVRPHRDLYAVDFKKPLRNMPPSTVKKATRIKERRCAQVMVMVNDKEKEGAKVNMRKQGKVCDVTEQARKPGRKEMHLHDVVPLSPPPRAVRLPKPVDEDLYKIPPELLRTTKRKKMLGFISKCLVPAACAS, from the exons ATGGAT GAATGCAAGAGGAGCGGGCAAATACCTGCGTTCGGAAACTGGGATTACGCAAACGAGTTGCCAATCACCCAGTACTTCGAGACTGCCAGACAGGCCGGTTTAGTTCGTTACAGTTCCTCGTCCGGCGAAAGCGATCCCTACGTGCGTCCCCATCGCGATCTCTACGCCGTCGATTTCAAGAAACCTCTTCGGAATATGCCACCGTCCACCGTTAAAAAg GCGACGAGGATCAAGGAAAGGAGGTGTGCGCAGGTTATGGTGATGGTTAATGATAAGGAAAAAGAGGGTGCGAAGGTGAACATGAGAAAGCAAGGGAAAGTGTGCGACGTGACGGAACAGGCAAGGAAGCCGGGGAGAAAAGAAATGCATCTACACGACGTCGTTCCGCTTTCCCCGCCACCTCGTGCCGTTAGACTTCCGAAACCTGTGGATGAAGATCTCTACAAGATCCCTCCAGAGCTCCTTCGCACAACCAAGCGC AAGAAAATGCTGGGTTTCATTTCCAAGTGTCTGGTTCCTGCTGCCTGCGCTTCATGA